From Bradyrhizobium sp. NDS-1, the proteins below share one genomic window:
- a CDS encoding DUF2269 family protein, with amino-acid sequence MTLYLLVKYLHVLGAVVILGTGTGIAFFMLMAHRTNDVAFIARTASVVVVADAIFTLSAVILQPLTGGLLMILAATPFTEHWLLASLGLYLVAGLFWVPVVFMQIEMRDLAHKAAGQGSALPERYFVLFRRWFAFGFPGFGATMLILWLMIAKPF; translated from the coding sequence ATGACGCTGTATTTGCTGGTAAAATATCTGCATGTGCTCGGTGCCGTCGTCATCCTCGGCACCGGAACGGGCATTGCTTTCTTCATGCTGATGGCGCATCGCACCAACGATGTGGCGTTCATCGCGCGTACGGCTTCCGTGGTGGTGGTCGCGGATGCGATCTTCACGTTGTCGGCAGTGATCCTCCAGCCGTTGACGGGCGGCCTGCTGATGATACTCGCGGCGACGCCGTTCACGGAGCACTGGCTGCTCGCCTCGCTCGGGCTCTACCTCGTCGCCGGCCTGTTCTGGGTCCCTGTCGTCTTCATGCAGATCGAGATGCGCGATCTCGCGCACAAGGCGGCGGGGCAGGGCAGTGCGCTACCGGAGCGCTACTTTGTTCTGTTCCGCCGCTGGTTCGCATTCGGCTTCCCCGGTTTCGGTGCGACGATGCTGATCCTGTGGCTGATGATCGCCAAACCGTTCTGA
- a CDS encoding SDR family oxidoreductase encodes MGMRTILVLGASGLIGRFVTDDLRAREFRVVGLARSLSPAQKMNSLDIELPILSLDIAALTRLLREHAVDVVVNCLGVLQDGPGSDTGAVHRDFVTRLLAAIGDSGRAIRLVHISIPGTAEADRTAFATTKREAERLIAASGIPHAVLRPGFVIAPSAYGGSAMLRALAALPFEIPDKEMATPFQPVAVEDISATIAWLAARDVDDVTMKAVSWDLMQTEPVTMAAVIEQFRRAFGTFGWPRITMPAFVLDLGAKVGDLANTLGWMPPMRSTAIAELRRGVTGNPAAWIAATGITPKTLVETIGRHPATIQDKWFARLFLVKALILASLVVFWLVSGFIALFVSYRAAAGILSAHNFPPALVDPVTIGTSLMDMSIGALIAFRRTAAIGLVAGIVASLGYMVGAAILTPDLWIEPLGALVKTGPAIVLMLVALLMLDNR; translated from the coding sequence ATGGGTATGAGAACCATTTTGGTGCTCGGCGCCTCTGGCCTCATCGGCCGCTTCGTCACTGACGATCTTCGCGCGCGGGAATTTCGCGTCGTCGGCCTCGCGCGCAGCCTGTCGCCGGCGCAAAAGATGAACTCGCTGGACATCGAGCTGCCGATCCTCTCCCTCGATATCGCCGCGCTGACGCGACTGCTCCGCGAGCACGCCGTCGACGTCGTCGTGAACTGCCTCGGCGTGCTCCAGGACGGGCCCGGCAGCGATACGGGCGCCGTGCATCGCGATTTCGTCACGCGGCTGCTGGCGGCTATCGGCGATAGCGGCCGCGCGATCCGGTTGGTGCACATCTCGATTCCGGGGACGGCAGAAGCCGACCGCACCGCCTTCGCGACGACCAAGCGCGAAGCCGAGCGCTTGATCGCGGCCTCGGGCATTCCGCATGCCGTCCTGCGGCCCGGCTTCGTGATCGCACCGTCGGCCTATGGCGGCAGTGCCATGCTCCGCGCGCTGGCAGCCTTACCGTTCGAGATCCCAGACAAGGAGATGGCGACGCCGTTCCAGCCCGTGGCGGTCGAGGATATTTCGGCCACCATCGCCTGGCTCGCCGCGCGCGACGTCGACGATGTGACCATGAAGGCGGTGAGCTGGGATCTGATGCAAACAGAGCCTGTCACGATGGCCGCCGTCATCGAGCAATTCCGCCGCGCGTTCGGCACATTCGGCTGGCCGCGTATCACGATGCCGGCTTTCGTGCTCGATCTCGGGGCCAAAGTCGGCGATCTCGCCAACACTCTCGGCTGGATGCCGCCGATGCGCTCCACGGCCATCGCCGAGCTTCGCCGCGGCGTGACGGGCAATCCCGCCGCCTGGATCGCCGCGACCGGCATCACGCCAAAGACGCTGGTTGAGACGATCGGCCGTCATCCCGCAACCATCCAGGATAAATGGTTCGCGCGCCTGTTCCTGGTCAAGGCGCTGATCTTGGCGAGCCTTGTGGTGTTCTGGCTCGTCTCCGGCTTCATCGCGCTGTTCGTATCCTATCGCGCAGCCGCCGGGATCCTGAGCGCGCACAATTTTCCGCCCGCGCTGGTCGATCCCGTCACCATCGGCACCAGCCTGATGGACATGAGTATCGGGGCGCTGATCGCCTTCCGCCGCACCGCGGCGATCGGCCTGGTCGCGGGCATTGTTGCCTCGCTCGGCTATATGGTCGGCGCGGCGATCCTGACGCCCGACCTCTGGATCGAACCGCTCGGTGCACTGGTCAAGACCGGCCCCGCGATCGTGCTGATGCTCGTCGCGCTGCTGATGCTGGATAATCGATAG
- a CDS encoding thiol-disulfide oxidoreductase DCC family protein, whose product MSKWPDDDVILFDGVCIFCSRWVRFVAQRDTARRFRFTPIQSDYGTRLARTFGIDPEDPDTNAVVHGGEVFMKSDAALTVLSQLPGWGWVRALFVVPKSLRDFVYSLVARNRYRIFGKYEACFVPDADLRARVIE is encoded by the coding sequence ATGAGCAAATGGCCCGACGACGACGTAATCCTGTTCGACGGCGTCTGCATCTTCTGCTCACGCTGGGTCCGCTTCGTGGCGCAGCGCGATACGGCGAGACGATTTCGGTTCACGCCGATCCAGTCGGATTATGGGACCCGGCTCGCGCGGACATTCGGTATCGATCCGGAGGACCCCGACACCAACGCGGTCGTTCATGGCGGGGAGGTCTTCATGAAGTCCGATGCCGCGCTGACGGTGCTGTCGCAGCTACCCGGCTGGGGGTGGGTGCGCGCGCTATTCGTGGTACCGAAGTCGTTGCGGGATTTCGTCTACAGCCTCGTCGCGCGCAATCGCTATCGCATCTTCGGCAAGTACGAAGCGTGTTTCGTGCCTGATGCCGATTTGCGGGCACGGGTGATCGAGTGA
- a CDS encoding flavin monoamine oxidase family protein: MSSLPSSVDVAIIGAGAAGLGAAHALRGFGLSVIVLEGRDRLGGRAWTVQASPEVTFDVGCGWLHSADKNSFVPIARQLGFELNRDLPPWRERAFGNAFPQAERADFMRAMDAFYERLWEAAQNGKDEPASLSLEAGNRWNPMIDAISTYINGCELKDMSTLDWDAYEDTELNWRVRRGYGALVAAYGAHCPVALSCNVTLIDHSDTRIRIETSLGTLTADKVIVTVPTNLIAEEAIRFSPPLPAKVDAAAGLPLGVDDKVTLALDDAEAFPKEGNLRGATMRTDMGTYHIRPFGQPCIEGFFGGSFARALENSGEGAIAAHSIDEIAGFLGNDIRRKLKPLYESRWAHDPFARGSYSHALPGHAGDRAVLAAPVDGRLFFAGEATSPEFFTTAHGARDSGERAAQEVLAAIGKG, from the coding sequence ATGAGCTCCCTTCCCTCCTCCGTCGACGTCGCGATCATCGGCGCCGGTGCCGCCGGCCTCGGCGCGGCACATGCGCTGCGAGGCTTCGGCCTCTCCGTGATCGTGCTGGAGGGCCGTGACCGGCTTGGCGGCCGCGCCTGGACCGTGCAGGCCTCGCCCGAGGTGACGTTCGACGTCGGCTGCGGCTGGCTTCATTCCGCGGACAAGAACTCCTTCGTGCCGATCGCGCGACAGCTCGGTTTCGAGCTCAACCGGGACCTGCCGCCCTGGCGAGAGCGCGCCTTCGGCAACGCCTTTCCGCAGGCCGAGCGCGCCGACTTCATGCGCGCGATGGACGCATTCTATGAGCGCCTGTGGGAAGCAGCGCAAAACGGCAAGGACGAGCCCGCGAGCCTGAGCCTCGAGGCCGGCAATCGCTGGAATCCCATGATCGACGCGATCTCGACCTACATCAACGGCTGCGAGCTGAAGGATATGTCGACGCTGGACTGGGATGCCTATGAGGACACGGAGCTCAACTGGCGCGTCCGGCGCGGCTATGGCGCGCTGGTCGCAGCGTATGGTGCACACTGCCCGGTGGCGCTGAGCTGCAACGTCACGCTGATCGACCATTCCGACACGCGCATCCGCATCGAGACATCGCTGGGTACACTGACAGCCGACAAGGTGATCGTTACGGTGCCGACCAACCTGATCGCCGAGGAAGCGATCCGCTTCTCGCCGCCGCTTCCGGCCAAGGTCGATGCCGCCGCCGGCCTGCCGCTCGGCGTCGACGACAAGGTGACGCTGGCGCTCGACGACGCCGAGGCCTTTCCCAAGGAAGGCAACCTCCGCGGCGCCACCATGCGCACGGACATGGGCACCTACCACATCCGCCCGTTCGGCCAGCCCTGCATCGAAGGCTTCTTCGGCGGCAGCTTCGCGCGCGCCCTGGAGAATTCCGGCGAAGGCGCCATTGCCGCCCACAGCATCGACGAGATCGCCGGCTTTCTCGGCAATGACATCCGCCGCAAGTTGAAGCCCCTGTACGAGTCGCGCTGGGCTCACGATCCGTTCGCCCGCGGGTCGTATTCGCATGCCCTGCCCGGCCACGCCGGCGACCGTGCGGTGCTGGCAGCGCCAGTGGATGGACGGTTGTTCTTCGCGGGCGAGGCGACGTCGCCGGAGTTCTTCACGACAGCGCATGGCGCGCGGGACAGCGGGGAGCGGGCGGCGCAGGAAGTGCTGGCGGCGATCGGGAAGGGCTAA
- the typA gene encoding translational GTPase TypA, producing the protein MNLRNVAIIAHVDHGKTTLVDKLLQQSGTFRENQKVTDRAMDSNDLERERGITILAKAASVQWKDTRINIVDTPGHADFGGEVERILNMVDGALVLVDAAEGPLPQTKFVVSKALKVGLKPIVVINKVDRPDARPTEVINEVFDLFAALDASEEQLDFPILYGSAKQGWMADSPEGPKDKGMEPLFDLILRHVAPPTVEEGPFKMIGTILEANPYLGRIITGRISSGVLKPNQQVKVLNAEGKLVESGRITKILAFRGLERTPLDEAEAGDIVAIAGLTKGTVADTFCDPTVEVPLPAQPIDPPTVSMSFIVNNSPLAGTEGDKVTSRMIRDRLLREAEGNVALRVVEASDKDAMEVSGRGELQLAILIETMRREGFELSVSRPRVVYQKDEATGATMEPIEEVVIDVDEEHSGVVVQKMSERKSELIEMKPSGGNRQRLVFYAPTRGLIGYQGELLTDTRGTAIMNRLFHGYAPYKGEIQGRRNGVLISNDQGEAVAYAMFKLEDRGPMMIEPGWKVYKGMIVGEHTRDNDLEINVLKGKQLTNIRTTSKDEAVRLTPPIRMTLEKALAYIEDDELVEVTPKSIRLRKKHLDPNERKRAEKAKEAVA; encoded by the coding sequence ATGAACCTCCGCAACGTCGCCATCATCGCCCACGTCGACCACGGCAAGACGACCCTCGTCGACAAGCTCCTCCAGCAGTCCGGCACGTTCCGCGAGAACCAGAAGGTGACCGATCGCGCCATGGACTCCAACGATCTGGAGCGCGAGCGCGGCATCACCATCCTGGCCAAGGCGGCCTCGGTGCAGTGGAAGGACACCCGCATCAACATCGTCGACACCCCCGGCCACGCCGATTTCGGCGGCGAGGTCGAGCGCATCCTGAACATGGTGGATGGCGCGCTGGTGCTGGTCGACGCCGCCGAAGGCCCGCTGCCGCAGACCAAATTCGTGGTCTCCAAGGCGCTCAAGGTCGGCCTCAAGCCGATCGTCGTCATCAACAAGGTCGATCGTCCCGACGCGCGCCCGACCGAAGTCATCAACGAGGTGTTCGACCTGTTCGCGGCGCTCGATGCCAGCGAGGAGCAGCTCGACTTCCCGATCCTGTACGGGTCGGCCAAGCAGGGCTGGATGGCCGACAGCCCGGAAGGCCCGAAGGACAAGGGCATGGAGCCGCTGTTCGACCTGATCCTGCGCCACGTGGCGCCGCCGACGGTCGAGGAAGGTCCGTTCAAGATGATCGGCACCATCCTGGAGGCCAATCCCTATCTCGGCCGCATCATCACCGGCCGCATCTCCTCGGGCGTGCTCAAGCCGAACCAGCAGGTCAAGGTGCTCAACGCCGAGGGCAAGCTGGTCGAATCCGGACGCATCACCAAGATCCTGGCGTTCCGCGGTCTCGAGCGCACGCCGCTCGATGAAGCCGAAGCCGGCGATATCGTCGCCATCGCGGGCCTGACCAAGGGCACCGTCGCCGACACCTTCTGCGATCCGACCGTCGAAGTGCCGCTGCCGGCACAGCCGATCGACCCGCCGACCGTGTCGATGTCCTTCATCGTCAACAACTCCCCGCTCGCCGGCACCGAAGGCGACAAGGTGACGAGCCGCATGATCCGCGACCGTCTGCTCCGCGAAGCCGAAGGCAATGTCGCGCTGCGCGTGGTCGAAGCCTCCGACAAGGATGCGATGGAAGTGTCGGGCCGCGGCGAATTGCAGCTCGCGATCCTGATCGAGACCATGCGCCGCGAAGGCTTCGAGCTCTCGGTGTCGCGTCCACGCGTCGTCTACCAGAAGGACGAAGCGACGGGCGCCACCATGGAGCCGATCGAGGAGGTCGTGATCGACGTCGACGAGGAACATTCCGGCGTCGTCGTGCAGAAGATGAGCGAGCGCAAGTCCGAGCTGATCGAGATGAAGCCCTCGGGCGGCAACCGCCAGCGCCTGGTGTTCTACGCGCCGACCCGTGGCCTGATCGGCTACCAGGGCGAACTGCTCACCGATACCCGCGGCACCGCGATCATGAACCGCCTGTTCCACGGCTATGCGCCGTACAAGGGCGAGATCCAGGGCCGCCGCAACGGCGTCCTGATCTCCAACGACCAGGGCGAAGCGGTGGCCTACGCCATGTTCAAGCTGGAGGATCGCGGCCCGATGATGATCGAGCCGGGCTGGAAGGTCTACAAGGGCATGATCGTCGGCGAGCACACCCGCGACAACGACCTCGAGATCAACGTGCTCAAGGGCAAGCAGCTCACCAATATCCGCACGACTTCCAAGGACGAAGCCGTGCGCCTGACCCCGCCGATCCGCATGACCCTGGAAAAGGCGCTCGCCTATATCGAGGACGACGAGCTCGTCGAGGTCACGCCGAAGTCGATCCGCCTGCGCAAGAAGCACCTCGACCCGAACGAGCGCAAGCGCGCGGAGAAGGCCAAGGAAGCGGTGGCGTAA
- a CDS encoding radical SAM protein, translating into MNAPLRRSRPYIFWGQTQSLCETCLKLVPTKIQILDNEVWYEKRCKEHGVQSTLVSTDAAYWRLCKDFIKPGDRPLQLQQRTEFGCPYDCGLCPDHEQHSCLALIEITEHCNLTCPVCFAESSPARTKFTPLATVEKMLDALVASEGEPDLVQISGGEPTLHPDFFAILDAVRARPIRHVMINTNGLRIARERDFVARLAENKRGLEVYLQFDSLQREGLINLRGADLRKIRQQALENLEHYGVSTTLVATIKRGVNDAEIGDIVRHALTWTCVRGVTLQPVQDAGRNDDFDEKTDRIMLSEIRKRVIETGVFGDKDMIPLPCNPESISIGYGLRNGEKVLPLTSLIPQEQLVAVMPNTISPEKYPVLREKFVDLFSLSSGPLNTSERVCELLCCLPSFQVPEGLSYENVFRVTIVQFLDRFNFCVGNVKRSCIHFVTEQGAIIPFDTYNLFYRNGKIDGIRAELAGETYRDAGQREEMPR; encoded by the coding sequence ATGAACGCGCCGTTGCGTAGATCGCGTCCGTATATCTTCTGGGGCCAGACCCAATCCCTCTGCGAGACCTGCCTGAAGCTGGTGCCGACCAAGATCCAGATTCTCGACAACGAGGTCTGGTACGAAAAGCGCTGCAAGGAGCATGGCGTCCAGTCGACCCTGGTCTCGACGGATGCCGCCTATTGGCGCCTCTGCAAGGACTTCATCAAGCCCGGCGACCGGCCGCTGCAACTCCAGCAGCGCACGGAATTCGGCTGCCCCTATGATTGCGGCCTCTGTCCCGACCACGAGCAGCATTCCTGCCTGGCGCTGATCGAGATCACCGAGCACTGCAACCTGACGTGCCCGGTCTGTTTCGCCGAATCCTCCCCAGCACGAACGAAATTCACCCCGCTCGCGACCGTCGAGAAGATGCTGGACGCGCTGGTCGCCAGCGAGGGCGAGCCTGATCTGGTGCAGATTTCCGGCGGCGAGCCGACGCTGCATCCGGACTTCTTCGCGATCCTCGACGCCGTGCGCGCACGCCCGATCCGCCACGTCATGATCAACACCAACGGGCTGCGCATCGCGCGCGAAAGGGATTTCGTGGCGCGGCTGGCCGAGAACAAGCGCGGGCTGGAGGTCTACCTCCAGTTCGATTCGCTGCAGCGCGAGGGGCTGATCAACCTGCGCGGCGCGGATTTGCGCAAGATCCGCCAACAGGCGCTGGAGAATCTCGAGCATTACGGCGTGTCGACCACGCTGGTCGCCACCATCAAGCGCGGCGTCAACGATGCCGAGATCGGCGACATCGTCCGTCACGCGCTGACCTGGACATGCGTACGCGGCGTCACCTTGCAGCCCGTGCAGGACGCCGGCCGCAACGACGATTTCGACGAGAAGACCGACCGCATCATGCTGTCGGAGATCCGCAAGCGCGTGATCGAAACCGGCGTATTCGGCGACAAGGACATGATCCCGCTGCCCTGCAATCCCGAGAGCATCTCGATCGGCTACGGCCTGCGCAATGGCGAAAAGGTGCTGCCGCTGACCTCGCTGATCCCGCAGGAGCAGCTCGTCGCCGTGATGCCCAACACGATCAGCCCCGAGAAATACCCGGTGCTGCGGGAAAAATTCGTCGACCTGTTCTCGCTGTCGTCAGGCCCGCTCAACACGAGCGAGCGCGTCTGCGAACTCTTGTGCTGCCTGCCGAGCTTCCAGGTGCCGGAAGGGCTGTCTTACGAGAACGTCTTCCGCGTCACCATCGTGCAATTCCTCGACCGCTTCAATTTCTGCGTCGGCAACGTCAAGCGCAGCTGCATCCATTTCGTGACGGAGCAGGGGGCGATCATTCCGTTCGACACCTACAATTTGTTCTACCGCAACGGCAAGATCGACGGCATCCGCGCCGAGTTGGCCGGCGAAACCTACCGGGACGCCGGGCAGCGTGAGGAGATGCCTCGTTGA
- a CDS encoding prolipoprotein diacylglyceryl transferase, with the protein MSGALLHVIFDIAAWLAAAAAVWWLSRQRLQFPAQSFQLPYVAALVFGAGLGAHLFGSANLWLSGQSGIARSVEGALAGGIVAIELYKWTVGIALRTGARFALPLAVGIAIGRLGCYFAGLDDFTYGTPTSLPWGHDFGDGVLRHPVQLYESAAMATFALAYVLAVLNRNAFVITNGFYLALACYGAQRFLWEFLKPYGTLIGPLTLFHLLSLSILLYAGVMLATAPKARPLQNELLA; encoded by the coding sequence ATGAGCGGGGCTTTGCTTCACGTCATCTTCGACATTGCGGCATGGCTGGCGGCGGCCGCCGCCGTCTGGTGGCTGTCGCGACAACGCCTGCAGTTTCCGGCGCAATCCTTCCAACTGCCCTATGTCGCCGCGCTGGTGTTCGGCGCCGGCCTCGGCGCCCATCTGTTCGGCTCCGCCAATCTTTGGCTGTCGGGCCAGAGCGGCATTGCGCGCTCGGTCGAGGGCGCGCTGGCCGGCGGCATCGTGGCGATCGAGCTCTACAAATGGACGGTCGGCATCGCCTTGCGCACCGGCGCGCGGTTTGCGCTGCCGCTGGCCGTCGGCATCGCGATCGGCCGGCTCGGCTGCTACTTCGCGGGCCTCGACGACTTCACCTATGGCACGCCAACATCGCTGCCCTGGGGCCACGATTTCGGCGACGGCGTTCTCCGCCATCCGGTGCAACTCTACGAGAGCGCGGCCATGGCCACATTCGCGCTCGCCTACGTGCTGGCGGTCTTGAACCGGAACGCGTTTGTAATCACCAATGGTTTCTACCTGGCGCTCGCCTGCTATGGAGCGCAACGCTTCCTATGGGAATTTCTCAAGCCCTACGGCACGCTGATCGGCCCGCTCACCCTGTTTCACCTGCTGTCGCTGTCCATCCTGCTCTACGCCGGCGTCATGTTGGCGACCGCGCCCAAAGCGAGACCCTTGCAGAATGAGTTACTTGCATGA
- a CDS encoding Crp/Fnr family transcriptional regulator, which translates to MDARISKTTEVESRPANNLLRRLSQADYALLAPHIAFEDRAASQLLYNPGDDVQVVHFPCGPALATFLVPNEDGRDVETILVGREGAVGGIVSEGFLPAYTRICVKFGGPFAHIHVAKLEAAKLRSASLRNIFARYADCMLAQIFQSTACNAIHSIEQRTAKWILAAMERTGDESSVPLTHEQLATLLGVGRSYASRVLQSFKAERILDTRRGSILVLNRDGLRLRACLCNDAVKMHFEEVLRGVYPTEEREAG; encoded by the coding sequence ATGGATGCGCGCATCAGCAAGACAACCGAGGTCGAGAGCCGGCCGGCCAACAATCTGCTGAGGCGGTTGAGCCAGGCGGACTACGCCCTGCTCGCGCCTCACATCGCCTTCGAGGACCGCGCGGCCAGCCAGCTGCTCTACAATCCCGGCGACGACGTCCAGGTCGTGCACTTCCCCTGCGGACCGGCGCTCGCGACCTTTCTCGTCCCCAACGAGGACGGCCGCGACGTCGAAACCATCCTGGTCGGCCGTGAGGGCGCCGTGGGCGGCATCGTCAGCGAGGGATTCCTGCCCGCCTATACCCGGATCTGCGTGAAATTCGGCGGGCCGTTTGCGCATATTCATGTCGCCAAGCTGGAAGCGGCCAAGCTGCGCTCGGCGTCGCTGCGCAACATCTTTGCCCGCTATGCCGATTGCATGCTCGCGCAGATCTTCCAGTCGACCGCCTGCAACGCGATCCATTCGATCGAGCAGCGGACCGCCAAATGGATCCTGGCGGCGATGGAGCGGACCGGGGACGAGAGCAGCGTGCCGCTGACCCACGAACAGCTCGCGACGCTGCTCGGCGTTGGCCGCTCCTATGCCAGCCGCGTGCTTCAGTCGTTCAAGGCCGAACGGATTCTCGACACGCGGCGCGGCTCGATCCTGGTCCTCAACCGCGACGGCCTGAGGCTTCGCGCCTGCCTGTGCAACGACGCGGTGAAAATGCACTTCGAGGAGGTGCTGCGCGGCGTCTATCCGACCGAGGAGCGGGAGGCCGGGTAG
- a CDS encoding response regulator, which translates to MSPVLSDGSPCPADVLVVEDDPIIAIDFEDRLLGFGVASVRTVGSVTQALDAIANRPPDFALLDVELIRETSFAVAERLVALNIPFVFVTGYGAEARIPPEFSGQPRLQKPCSSDVLEAALRARAP; encoded by the coding sequence ATGTCACCCGTACTTTCCGATGGCTCACCCTGTCCCGCCGACGTTCTGGTCGTGGAAGACGATCCGATCATTGCGATCGATTTCGAGGACCGGCTGCTCGGGTTCGGCGTGGCAAGCGTGAGGACCGTCGGGTCGGTGACGCAGGCGCTGGACGCCATCGCGAACCGCCCGCCCGATTTCGCGCTGCTCGATGTCGAGCTGATCCGTGAGACCAGCTTTGCGGTCGCTGAGCGGCTGGTCGCGCTGAATATCCCGTTCGTCTTCGTCACCGGCTATGGCGCCGAGGCGCGCATTCCGCCCGAATTTTCCGGTCAGCCACGCTTGCAGAAGCCGTGTTCGAGCGACGTGCTGGAGGCGGCTCTGCGCGCGCGCGCTCCCTGA
- a CDS encoding alkaline phosphatase D family protein, which yields MDFPFSRRRFLATGASALGTIAMPYLSRAADRPAVTHGVQSGDVTVDGGVVWARTDRPAQMLVEVATTDTFRDVRALPPIAALPESDFTAKMLLENLPAGQDIFYRVRFRDLSHSAIEGEAVVGRFRTAPADRRDVSFVWGGDVAGQGWGINPDDGGMVTFSAMRKHRPDFFLHSGDTIYADGPIASEVKLADGSIWKNVTIPEKAKVAETLDEYRAAHKYNLTDANLRAFNAEVPIFVQWDDHEVTNNWSLSKELPAAYKERDIALLAARGARAFREMYPLRESITEPGRVYRQISYGPHLDVFVLDERSYRGPNGPNVETAYGPASHFLGPDQIAWLKRGLLNSRATWKVIASDMPLSLIVSDTPKGGSEAIAQGDGPVRGREFEIADILRFIKMAPISNIVWLTADVHYAAAHYYDPNKAQFQEFEPFWEFVSGPLHAGTFGPNALDNTFGPEVRFVKAPGQDSQNLPPSAGMQFFGHVKIDGASGQMIVTLRDRADVALWSTTLDPKPA from the coding sequence ATGGACTTCCCATTCTCGCGTCGCCGCTTCCTCGCCACCGGCGCCAGCGCACTCGGCACGATCGCGATGCCTTATCTGTCGCGCGCGGCCGACCGGCCGGCCGTGACCCATGGCGTCCAGTCGGGCGACGTCACCGTCGACGGCGGCGTGGTGTGGGCGCGTACCGACCGACCCGCGCAGATGCTGGTCGAGGTGGCGACGACTGACACGTTCAGGGATGTCCGCGCGCTGCCGCCGATCGCGGCGCTGCCCGAGAGCGATTTCACCGCAAAGATGCTCCTCGAAAACTTGCCGGCCGGACAGGACATCTTTTACCGCGTCCGCTTCCGCGATCTCTCGCACAGCGCGATCGAGGGCGAGGCGGTTGTCGGCCGTTTCCGCACCGCGCCGGCCGATCGCCGCGATGTCAGCTTCGTCTGGGGCGGTGACGTCGCCGGCCAGGGCTGGGGCATCAACCCCGATGACGGCGGCATGGTCACCTTCTCGGCGATGCGCAAGCACCGGCCGGACTTCTTCCTGCATTCCGGCGACACCATCTATGCCGACGGCCCGATTGCATCCGAGGTGAAGCTCGCCGACGGCAGTATCTGGAAGAACGTCACCATCCCCGAGAAGGCCAAGGTCGCCGAGACGCTGGACGAGTACCGCGCCGCGCACAAATACAATCTCACCGACGCCAATCTCCGCGCCTTCAATGCCGAGGTGCCGATCTTCGTGCAGTGGGACGACCACGAGGTGACCAACAACTGGTCGCTGTCGAAGGAGTTGCCCGCCGCCTACAAGGAGCGCGACATCGCGCTGCTCGCCGCGCGCGGCGCGCGCGCCTTCCGCGAGATGTATCCGCTGCGCGAGAGCATCACTGAGCCCGGCCGGGTCTATCGCCAGATCTCCTACGGCCCGCATCTGGACGTGTTCGTGCTCGACGAGCGCAGCTATCGCGGCCCGAACGGTCCCAATGTCGAAACCGCTTACGGCCCCGCGAGCCATTTCCTCGGCCCGGACCAGATCGCCTGGCTCAAGCGCGGACTGCTCAATTCGCGCGCGACCTGGAAGGTGATCGCCTCCGACATGCCGCTCAGTCTCATCGTGTCGGACACGCCGAAGGGCGGCTCGGAAGCAATCGCGCAGGGCGACGGCCCAGTGCGCGGTCGCGAGTTCGAGATCGCCGACATCCTGCGCTTCATCAAGATGGCGCCGATCAGCAACATCGTGTGGCTGACCGCCGACGTGCACTATGCCGCCGCGCACTATTACGATCCGAACAAGGCGCAATTCCAGGAGTTCGAGCCGTTCTGGGAATTCGTCTCGGGCCCGCTGCATGCCGGCACTTTCGGTCCGAACGCGCTCGACAACACCTTTGGACCCGAGGTGCGCTTCGTCAAGGCGCCGGGCCAGGACAGCCAGAACCTGCCGCCATCCGCCGGCATGCAGTTCTTCGGCCACGTCAAGATCGACGGCGCCTCCGGCCAGATGATCGTGACATTGCGCGACCGTGCCGATGTCGCGCTGTGGTCGACGACGCTCGATCCGAAACCTGCCTGA